The Halomonas denitrificans genome window below encodes:
- a CDS encoding tetratricopeptide repeat protein, with the protein MAAEGKGLISELFARRVPQILGVYIGACWLIVEMGEWAAERLGMAPGLVAYVFVLMIALLPSVAVLAWNHGSPGRDRSPRFERVFVPANLVFAVIGVVAFFGYAPPGAPGSAIGPAESATVERTVIDETGEQQTFTVAREGFHRKVLTSFWTLEDDQAAPDWRQYAVAWLLGVELNRDPLISMFTPYSANVGRAYAEAGYAGAVGEPRALAVRQAQRIGARYLVRGALADGEDGVRLTAQIIDATSGSVTDEVEATGADVIEATARLAERIAPRVTPTAADGEQRFTRIPLAEAATASTEALQAAMEGFNALHLRTDYEAAEAGLGRALEIDPTFALAAVWLHQMHRANNNLPASIEALNRAMDLEYKLDSQTRFAMKANRHALAGDYATAMRVLAMWTEVHPDSFTAWTTLAQNQITMGDVEGAAESLRQARALDPGSVDVLRQMAVVEQLAGDYRAAADRLRAYIDEAPDDVAARIELGQVLTRSGQADEALEVFDTAALLADDPAMARLNRALVLLREGRFDDAGTILDALQNSTVDSSIETEVLKVRLGMLASTGRYTAMLEELTASEDRVRRTVPPAQFWNTWAELMLKHHYAFEDYAAAHATLDRAEDALGEPFNRFLALDRMQLLIEQGRPVDEVEAQLERLRFFEQQFSFGGVLAIVQWGNALAAAYAGDTERAVETMREAREQFRASGLSLNMEAMEHFDLALAELLIADGQQAEARRLLDDLLERHPAFASARWERLQLAVSTDRDAAAREDLDVLLAQWSDGDAGFLRLEKARALDATL; encoded by the coding sequence ATGGCGGCCGAAGGCAAGGGCTTGATTTCCGAACTGTTCGCGCGCCGCGTGCCGCAGATCCTCGGCGTCTACATCGGCGCCTGCTGGCTGATCGTGGAGATGGGCGAATGGGCCGCCGAGCGGCTCGGAATGGCGCCGGGTCTGGTCGCCTACGTCTTCGTCCTGATGATCGCGCTGCTGCCGAGTGTGGCGGTGCTGGCCTGGAACCACGGCTCACCGGGTCGGGACCGGTCGCCGCGTTTCGAACGCGTCTTCGTCCCGGCCAACCTGGTGTTCGCCGTCATCGGCGTGGTCGCGTTCTTCGGCTACGCACCGCCGGGTGCGCCCGGATCGGCGATCGGTCCGGCCGAGAGCGCCACGGTCGAACGGACCGTGATCGACGAAACCGGCGAGCAGCAGACCTTCACCGTCGCCCGGGAAGGCTTCCATCGCAAGGTCCTGACCTCGTTCTGGACGCTCGAGGACGACCAGGCGGCCCCGGACTGGCGCCAGTACGCCGTTGCGTGGCTGCTCGGCGTCGAGCTCAACCGGGACCCGCTGATCTCGATGTTCACGCCCTACTCCGCCAACGTCGGACGCGCGTACGCCGAGGCCGGCTATGCCGGCGCGGTCGGCGAACCGCGCGCGCTTGCGGTCCGCCAGGCCCAGCGCATCGGCGCACGCTATCTCGTTCGAGGCGCGCTCGCCGACGGCGAGGACGGGGTGCGGCTGACGGCGCAGATCATCGATGCGACGTCGGGGTCGGTGACCGACGAGGTGGAGGCCACCGGCGCGGATGTCATCGAAGCGACCGCGCGGCTGGCCGAGCGCATCGCGCCGCGGGTCACGCCGACGGCGGCCGACGGCGAGCAGCGCTTCACGCGCATCCCGTTGGCCGAAGCCGCTACCGCGTCGACCGAGGCGCTGCAGGCGGCGATGGAGGGCTTCAACGCGCTGCATCTCCGCACCGACTACGAAGCCGCCGAGGCGGGTCTCGGCCGCGCGCTGGAGATCGACCCGACCTTTGCCCTGGCCGCGGTCTGGCTGCACCAGATGCACCGCGCCAACAACAACCTGCCGGCGTCGATCGAAGCGCTGAACCGGGCGATGGACCTCGAGTACAAGCTCGATTCGCAGACCCGGTTCGCGATGAAGGCCAATCGCCACGCGCTGGCCGGCGACTACGCCACCGCCATGCGCGTGCTGGCGATGTGGACCGAAGTCCACCCGGACAGCTTCACGGCCTGGACCACGCTGGCCCAGAACCAGATCACCATGGGCGACGTGGAGGGGGCGGCAGAATCGCTGCGCCAGGCCCGCGCGCTGGATCCGGGCAGCGTGGACGTGCTGCGCCAGATGGCCGTCGTCGAGCAGCTGGCCGGCGACTACCGCGCGGCGGCCGATCGCCTGCGGGCCTACATCGACGAGGCCCCCGACGACGTGGCGGCGCGCATCGAACTGGGCCAGGTACTGACCCGCTCCGGCCAGGCCGACGAGGCGCTGGAGGTGTTCGATACGGCCGCCCTGTTGGCCGACGATCCGGCCATGGCGCGTTTGAATCGCGCGCTGGTGCTGTTGCGCGAGGGCCGCTTCGACGACGCGGGGACGATTCTCGATGCGCTCCAGAACAGCACGGTCGACAGTTCGATCGAGACCGAGGTGCTGAAGGTGCGGTTGGGCATGCTGGCCTCGACCGGCCGCTACACGGCGATGCTGGAGGAGCTGACGGCCAGCGAGGACCGGGTCCGCCGCACGGTGCCGCCGGCCCAGTTCTGGAACACCTGGGCGGAGTTGATGCTGAAGCACCACTACGCGTTCGAGGACTACGCGGCAGCACACGCCACGCTCGATCGCGCCGAGGACGCGCTCGGCGAACCGTTCAATCGCTTTCTCGCCCTGGACCGCATGCAATTGCTGATCGAACAGGGGCGCCCGGTCGACGAGGTCGAGGCCCAGCTGGAACGCCTGCGCTTTTTCGAACAGCAGTTCTCCTTCGGCGGGGTCCTGGCCATCGTCCAATGGGGCAACGCGCTGGCGGCCGCCTATGCCGGAGATACCGAGCGGGCCGTGGAGACCATGCGCGAAGCCCGCGAGCAGTTCCGCGCCTCGGGGCTGTCGCTGAACATGGAAGCGATGGAACACTTCGATCTCGCCCTGGCCGAGCTGTTGATCGCCGACGGCCAACAGGCGGAAGCGCGCCGGCTGCTCGACGACCTGCTGGAGCGCCACCCGGCCTTCGCCTCGGCGCGCTGGGAACGGCTGCAGCTGGCGGTCTCGACGGACCGCGACGCCGCCGCGCGCGAAGACCTGGACGTCCTGCTGGCGCAGTGGTCGGACGGTGATGCCGGGTTCCTGCGCCTCGAGAAGGCGCGGGCGCTGGACGCGACGCTGTAG
- a CDS encoding PhzF family phenazine biosynthesis protein, which yields MRRLAYETWDVFTDRRFAGNPLAVVFGADALSTEEMQCVAREFDYSESVFVLEPDDDEVDARIRIFTPTGELPFAGHPTVGAACALARARGGGNALQLDLAAGRFPIRLSRNGAPYAEFQNPNRPRLLERTADPAAIEQALGLAEGSVAREAYRPRFAGAGIDFLYARVDREALDSARLDTSSWDALALGNACGVFAWSSDDPARGAFSARMFAPHIGVAEDPATGSAAAGLPAHLVAAGALDDGRHEWSIEQGRVMGRPSRIFVRLTVHGGVPRALRVGGHAVPVMNGTIEV from the coding sequence ATGCGCCGACTTGCGTACGAAACCTGGGATGTATTCACCGACCGTCGATTTGCCGGAAATCCGCTTGCCGTCGTGTTCGGTGCAGACGCCCTGTCGACCGAGGAGATGCAGTGCGTCGCCCGCGAGTTCGATTATTCGGAAAGCGTGTTCGTGCTCGAGCCGGACGACGACGAGGTCGATGCGCGGATCCGCATCTTCACCCCGACCGGGGAGCTTCCCTTCGCCGGCCACCCGACCGTGGGTGCGGCCTGTGCCCTCGCCCGAGCCCGCGGCGGCGGCAACGCGCTCCAGCTCGACCTGGCCGCCGGTCGGTTCCCGATTCGACTGAGCCGGAACGGCGCACCGTACGCCGAGTTCCAGAATCCGAATCGGCCCCGGCTGCTGGAGCGGACGGCCGATCCGGCCGCGATCGAGCAGGCGCTCGGCCTGGCGGAGGGCAGCGTTGCAAGGGAAGCCTACCGGCCGCGCTTCGCCGGTGCCGGCATCGACTTCCTGTATGCCCGGGTCGACCGCGAAGCGCTCGATTCGGCGCGCCTGGATACGTCGTCCTGGGACGCGCTGGCGTTGGGGAACGCCTGCGGCGTGTTCGCATGGAGCAGCGACGACCCGGCGCGCGGGGCGTTTTCGGCCAGGATGTTCGCGCCGCATATCGGCGTGGCCGAGGATCCGGCCACCGGATCGGCCGCGGCCGGTCTGCCGGCCCACCTCGTCGCCGCCGGCGCGCTGGACGACGGCCGCCACGAATGGTCGATCGAGCAGGGCCGGGTGATGGGCCGGCCGAGCCGCATCTTCGTGCGACTCACCGTCCACGGCGGCGTTCCGCGCGCCCTCCGGGTCGGCGGCCACGCGGTGCCGGTCATGAACGGAACGATCGAGGTCTGA
- a CDS encoding EAL domain-containing protein, with protein MNLPRRSSLALTLIALVGVTASTWAALWLHESEHRRNRAELSEQMEQIAGTVASQFAKYETLLLAGRALFAGSDFVTRPEWALFTAEVISGQALPGLLGLAWAPYVDDPIGLDLLSDQRAEEGLAPLEVRPEGERPFYCPIFYNEPLEDNSSSIGRDICEVAPLHDALRLTRETGSALLSAPLDFRTEDGESTLAGYVLLIWVSEKSASHTGWIAASIANEDLFGAPTAALSGLHFAATDVTDRPEVIYGATPPPNDDWLHRETRVEREIPVAGRTWRLELVEPPVPLGAAALVLVGGLTLTGLLIAYLLALFQTRGRAEHLAHRMTEKLSESEQLLASITDNIFEGIYRGRAEEGLIYANESLAKMFNYDTPAEMIEHAGPILYARSEQRDELLELLKRDGYYRDIEVEFVRSDGTRFIGVNNAVATRDDDGNIQYFDGAIYDITARKRAEEQVHRLAHYDALTGLPNRAMLDRRLRQAINHARSSKQSLAMLFMDLDHFKTINDSLGHSLGDQLLVQVAKRLGGGLRSDDSVSRLGGDEFLILLSDVKSEGAARGAQRILGLFAEPFDLEGHELRVTPSIGISMFPNDAIDAETLIRNADAAMYAAKEKGRANYQFFTPEMNDRARERLTLESDLRQALKTGQLSMHYQPVVRLADRRIVGAEALMRWNHPEHGNIPPSRFIPIAEQSGLIIEIGDWAIAEACRQLAVWMKEGFEPLPVAVNVSALQFWRGGLVDQVRSALDANALDAEWLELELTESVIMRDADTASRVISQLNGLGVGLSIDDFGTGYSSLSYLKKFSISKLKIDQSFVQDLGHDPDDAAIVSAVVSMAADLGLQVVAEGVETEDQRSMLIARDCELAQGFLFDRPMPADAFSARLRAVATEA; from the coding sequence ATGAATCTGCCGCGCCGTTCGTCCCTGGCCCTGACGCTGATCGCGCTCGTCGGCGTGACGGCCAGCACGTGGGCGGCCCTCTGGCTCCACGAGTCGGAGCACCGGCGCAATCGCGCCGAGCTCTCGGAGCAGATGGAGCAGATCGCCGGCACCGTCGCCAGCCAGTTCGCCAAGTACGAAACGCTGCTGCTCGCCGGGCGCGCGCTGTTCGCCGGGTCCGACTTCGTGACCCGTCCCGAATGGGCCCTGTTCACAGCGGAAGTCATCTCGGGCCAGGCCCTGCCCGGCCTGCTCGGCCTGGCCTGGGCCCCCTACGTCGACGATCCGATCGGCCTGGACCTGCTCTCCGACCAGCGCGCGGAAGAGGGGCTGGCGCCGCTCGAGGTCCGACCGGAGGGCGAGCGACCGTTCTACTGCCCGATCTTCTACAACGAACCGCTGGAAGACAATTCCTCCTCGATCGGGCGCGACATCTGCGAAGTCGCACCGCTGCACGACGCGCTCCGCCTGACCCGGGAGACCGGTTCGGCCCTGCTGTCGGCGCCGCTGGACTTCCGCACCGAGGACGGCGAATCCACGCTCGCCGGCTACGTGCTGCTGATCTGGGTGTCCGAGAAGTCGGCCAGCCACACGGGCTGGATCGCCGCGTCGATCGCCAACGAAGACCTGTTCGGTGCACCGACGGCCGCGCTGTCCGGCCTGCACTTCGCGGCCACGGACGTCACGGACCGGCCCGAGGTCATCTACGGGGCGACGCCGCCGCCGAACGACGACTGGCTGCATCGCGAAACCCGCGTCGAACGCGAGATTCCGGTGGCCGGCCGGACCTGGCGGCTGGAACTGGTCGAACCCCCGGTCCCCCTCGGCGCGGCGGCGCTGGTGCTGGTCGGCGGGCTCACGCTGACCGGGCTGCTCATCGCCTACCTGCTGGCCCTGTTCCAGACCCGAGGCCGGGCCGAACACCTGGCCCACCGGATGACCGAGAAGCTCAGCGAGAGCGAGCAGCTGCTGGCTTCGATCACCGACAACATCTTCGAGGGCATCTATCGAGGGCGCGCCGAAGAAGGCCTGATCTATGCCAACGAGTCGTTGGCGAAGATGTTCAACTACGACACGCCCGCGGAGATGATCGAACATGCCGGACCGATCCTCTATGCGCGCAGCGAACAGCGCGACGAACTGCTCGAGCTGCTCAAGCGCGACGGCTACTACCGGGACATCGAGGTCGAGTTCGTCCGCTCCGACGGGACGCGGTTCATCGGGGTGAACAATGCCGTGGCCACGCGCGACGACGACGGCAACATCCAGTACTTCGACGGCGCCATCTACGACATCACGGCACGCAAACGGGCCGAGGAACAGGTCCACCGGCTGGCCCACTACGATGCGCTGACCGGCCTGCCCAACCGAGCCATGCTCGACCGGCGGCTACGCCAGGCGATCAACCATGCACGCTCGTCGAAGCAGTCGCTGGCGATGCTGTTCATGGATCTCGACCACTTCAAGACGATCAACGATTCGCTGGGTCACAGCCTGGGGGATCAGCTGCTGGTCCAGGTCGCCAAGCGCCTGGGCGGCGGGCTTCGCAGCGACGACTCGGTCAGCCGCCTCGGCGGCGACGAGTTCCTGATCCTGCTGTCCGACGTCAAGAGCGAAGGCGCTGCACGGGGCGCGCAGCGCATCCTCGGCTTGTTCGCCGAGCCCTTCGACCTGGAGGGCCACGAGCTCCGCGTCACGCCGAGTATCGGCATCTCGATGTTCCCCAACGACGCGATCGACGCCGAGACGTTGATCCGGAACGCGGACGCCGCGATGTACGCCGCCAAGGAGAAGGGCCGGGCGAACTACCAGTTCTTCACGCCGGAGATGAACGACCGCGCGCGCGAGCGCCTGACCCTGGAAAGCGACCTGCGCCAGGCGCTGAAGACGGGGCAGCTGTCGATGCACTACCAGCCGGTCGTGCGGCTGGCCGATCGCCGCATCGTCGGCGCCGAGGCGCTGATGCGCTGGAACCATCCCGAGCACGGCAACATTCCGCCGTCGCGCTTCATTCCCATCGCCGAGCAGAGCGGCCTGATCATCGAGATCGGCGACTGGGCGATCGCCGAGGCCTGCCGCCAGCTGGCCGTATGGATGAAGGAGGGCTTCGAGCCGCTGCCGGTGGCGGTCAACGTCTCGGCCCTGCAGTTCTGGCGCGGCGGCCTCGTCGACCAGGTGCGATCGGCGCTCGACGCGAACGCGCTCGACGCCGAGTGGCTGGAGCTCGAGCTCACCGAAAGCGTGATCATGCGCGACGCCGACACCGCCAGCCGCGTGATCTCCCAGCTCAACGGGCTGGGCGTCGGGCTGTCGATCGACGACTTCGGCACCGGCTATTCCAGCCTGAGTTACCTGAAGAAGTTCTCGATCAGCAAGCTGAAGATCGACCAATCCTTCGTCCAGGATCTCGGCCACGATCCCGACGACGCCGCGATCGTTTCGGCCGTGGTCAGCATGGCCGCGGACCTCGGCCTGCAGGTCGTCGCCGAGGGCGTGGAAACCGAAGACCAGCGCTCGATGCTGATCGCCCGCGACTGCGAACTGGCCCAGGGCTTCCTGTTCGATCGGCCGATGCCGGCCGACGCCTTCAGCGCCCGCCTCCGCGCGGTGGCCACCGAGGCCTGA
- a CDS encoding EAL domain-containing protein codes for MTESPDSPARDLLDALSDLDDSGWTSLGDAFPDGYHRLIDVLRGEVPGALQALDAPGDARPHSTRSLDHALLRLQAIYDVLPVGITILDEHGDIVDCNRTAEHLLGMSRTEHLSRNYAEGWEIYDRDGARMRPDDYAGGIALRTGETVRDQITQVETPKGRIWLSVSATPIRAGGLGVVIAYANITDLVRAQHQIEALAFFDVVTGLANRSLFMDALRRAVADRRAGAAPDSRSVAVVLIDLKGFAEVNEANDHSIGDELLRAVSRRLSDALPATCSLARIYADGFAAIVEGPPDALADRALRAIRHPIEAGGRTFRLDARVGIAQYPADGNSAELLLKNAEIALWRAKQTGQAVRFYDQALGDRLARKIALAHRLQQALRGDGLALCYQPQFELAGGRLVGAEALLRWTDRDYGVIAPSEFIGIAEDRGMMPQLGRWVLEAACRQLARWDESGLELPGRLGINVSPLQLDRPEFVDDVLGILERMGTDPGRIELEITENAVASDPVRAVEVLNALAEAGFALAIDDFGVGYSSLSYLRRFRLDKLKIDRSFIATMTENESDRVIVETTIAMARSLGLDTIAEGVETREQVEALLAMGCKEAQGFLLGKPVPADEFVRHWLSDSRALRAR; via the coding sequence TTGACCGAATCGCCCGACAGCCCCGCGCGAGACCTGCTCGACGCGCTTTCGGATCTCGATGACTCGGGCTGGACGTCCCTGGGCGATGCGTTTCCCGATGGGTATCACCGGCTGATCGACGTGCTCCGCGGCGAGGTGCCCGGCGCGCTCCAGGCGCTCGACGCGCCCGGCGACGCCCGTCCGCATTCGACCCGATCGCTGGACCATGCGCTGCTGCGCTTGCAGGCGATCTACGATGTCCTGCCGGTGGGAATCACGATTCTCGACGAGCACGGCGACATCGTCGACTGCAATCGAACCGCCGAACACCTGCTCGGGATGTCCCGGACCGAACACCTCTCGCGCAACTACGCCGAGGGCTGGGAGATCTACGACCGGGACGGCGCCCGCATGCGCCCGGACGACTACGCCGGAGGAATCGCACTGCGGACCGGGGAGACCGTCCGCGACCAGATCACGCAGGTCGAGACGCCGAAGGGCCGGATCTGGCTGTCCGTGAGCGCGACGCCGATCCGGGCCGGCGGACTGGGCGTGGTCATCGCCTACGCCAATATCACGGACCTGGTCCGTGCGCAGCACCAGATCGAGGCGCTGGCCTTTTTCGATGTCGTTACGGGCCTCGCCAATCGTTCCCTGTTCATGGATGCGCTGCGTCGCGCGGTCGCCGACCGCCGGGCCGGGGCGGCCCCCGATTCTCGATCCGTGGCTGTGGTGCTGATCGACCTGAAGGGCTTCGCGGAGGTCAACGAGGCCAACGACCACTCGATCGGGGACGAGCTCTTGCGCGCCGTAAGCCGCCGGCTGAGCGACGCGCTACCGGCCACCTGCAGCCTGGCGCGGATCTACGCCGACGGCTTTGCCGCCATCGTCGAGGGGCCTCCCGACGCGCTGGCCGATCGTGCGCTTCGGGCCATCCGGCATCCGATCGAGGCCGGGGGACGCACGTTCCGGCTCGACGCACGCGTCGGCATCGCACAGTACCCCGCCGATGGCAACTCCGCGGAACTCCTGCTGAAGAACGCCGAGATCGCGCTCTGGCGCGCCAAGCAGACCGGCCAAGCGGTGCGGTTCTACGACCAGGCACTCGGCGATCGGCTGGCCCGCAAGATCGCTCTTGCCCATCGGCTCCAGCAGGCGCTTCGCGGGGACGGACTGGCCCTGTGCTACCAGCCGCAGTTCGAGCTGGCCGGAGGGCGGCTGGTCGGTGCCGAGGCGCTGCTTCGTTGGACCGATCGCGACTACGGTGTGATCGCGCCCTCGGAGTTCATCGGCATCGCCGAGGACCGCGGCATGATGCCGCAGCTCGGTCGATGGGTGCTCGAGGCCGCCTGCCGCCAGCTGGCGCGATGGGACGAGTCCGGTCTCGAGCTGCCGGGCCGGCTCGGCATCAACGTGTCGCCGCTGCAGCTCGATCGGCCGGAATTCGTCGACGACGTGCTGGGCATCCTCGAACGGATGGGGACCGACCCCGGGCGCATCGAGCTGGAGATCACCGAGAATGCGGTCGCCAGCGACCCCGTACGCGCGGTCGAGGTGCTGAACGCGCTGGCGGAAGCGGGTTTCGCGCTGGCGATCGACGACTTCGGCGTCGGCTACTCCTCGTTGTCCTACCTGCGCCGGTTTCGCCTGGACAAGCTGAAGATCGACCGGTCGTTCATCGCCACGATGACCGAGAACGAAAGCGACCGCGTGATCGTGGAGACGACGATCGCCATGGCACGGAGCCTCGGCCTGGACACCATCGCGGAAGGCGTGGAAACGCGGGAACAGGTCGAGGCGCTGCTGGCGATGGGCTGCAAGGAGGCACAGGGGTTCCTGCTCGGCAAGCCGGTTCCGGCCGACGAGTTCGTGCGGCACTGGCTTTCCGACAGCCGAGCATTGCGAGCTCGCTAG
- a CDS encoding NAD-binding protein: protein MNESFLFLFLRRMRVPLIVLISAYSLATVGFTLIPGVDDQGNPWRMSLFEAFYVVSYTGSTIGFGEVPYDFSPAQRMWTIVSIYVTVIAWLFSIGSIVSLLQDPAYSRALKHSQRKRSVRGLDEPFYLVCGYGDTGRMLTRALTDQGHPVVVIEHQAEKVERLSIEEFVAEVIPFHSDARQPDHLVEAGIRSRWCVGVLAVTGDDGANLRVAISAKLLNHKAAVHARADLEETANNMRSFETDHVIKPVTEFVRRMKLAIERPHAFRLYHWLASGPWARIPDTRHPPAGRWILCGFGRTGRAMHAALRDLAMEVTVIAPDAQDPPPGFVDAVGTQAEDLQDAGIEDAVGILATTSDDTDNLSIIVTARALNEDLFLGALENGLSTHELFRAAAPDFIGQPSTVVAGTILSRIRSSLMGDFLDHLLEADDGFARAVLETLSCHGTQAPPEISAGRISARRAPAVARVLADDRPVPVGVLLRDPGNRERRLPLSVLMIARDDEQLVFPDESTPLRSGDRLLLAGRPGVAKRVINLMENDQALAYALTGEEILQGWFWDWLQRRRQQKRDQGEQAG from the coding sequence ATGAACGAGTCCTTCCTGTTCCTGTTCCTGCGGCGCATGCGGGTGCCGTTGATCGTGCTGATCTCGGCCTACTCGCTGGCGACCGTCGGCTTCACCCTGATTCCGGGGGTCGACGACCAGGGCAACCCGTGGCGCATGTCGCTGTTCGAGGCCTTCTACGTCGTCAGCTACACCGGCAGCACGATCGGCTTCGGCGAGGTGCCCTACGACTTCTCGCCGGCGCAGCGCATGTGGACGATCGTCAGCATCTACGTGACCGTGATCGCGTGGCTGTTCTCGATCGGATCGATCGTGTCGCTGCTCCAGGACCCGGCCTATTCCCGCGCGCTGAAGCATTCCCAGCGCAAGCGCTCGGTGCGCGGCCTGGACGAGCCCTTCTACCTGGTCTGCGGCTACGGCGACACGGGCCGGATGCTGACCCGCGCCCTGACCGACCAGGGCCATCCGGTCGTCGTCATCGAGCACCAGGCCGAGAAGGTCGAGCGGCTGTCGATCGAGGAGTTCGTCGCCGAGGTCATTCCGTTCCATTCCGATGCCCGGCAGCCGGACCACCTGGTGGAGGCCGGCATCCGCAGCCGCTGGTGCGTCGGGGTGCTCGCGGTGACCGGCGACGACGGCGCCAACCTCAGGGTGGCGATTTCCGCCAAGCTCCTCAATCACAAGGCGGCGGTGCATGCCCGTGCCGACCTCGAGGAGACCGCGAACAACATGCGGTCCTTCGAAACCGATCACGTGATCAAGCCGGTGACCGAGTTCGTCCGGCGCATGAAGCTCGCCATCGAACGTCCCCATGCGTTCCGCCTGTACCACTGGCTGGCGTCGGGTCCGTGGGCCAGGATTCCCGATACGCGCCACCCGCCGGCCGGTCGGTGGATCCTGTGCGGCTTCGGCCGGACCGGCCGGGCGATGCACGCCGCACTTCGGGATCTGGCGATGGAGGTCACGGTGATCGCGCCCGATGCGCAGGATCCGCCGCCGGGTTTCGTCGACGCGGTCGGCACCCAGGCCGAGGACCTGCAGGACGCCGGCATCGAGGATGCGGTCGGCATCCTTGCGACCACGTCGGACGACACGGACAACCTGTCGATCATCGTGACCGCGCGTGCCCTCAACGAGGACCTGTTCCTCGGCGCGCTCGAGAACGGACTCTCGACCCACGAGCTGTTCCGCGCCGCCGCTCCGGACTTCATCGGCCAGCCCAGCACCGTGGTGGCCGGCACCATCCTCAGCCGGATCCGCTCGTCGCTGATGGGCGACTTCCTGGACCACCTGCTGGAGGCCGACGACGGCTTCGCGCGCGCCGTCCTGGAAACCCTGAGCTGTCACGGGACCCAGGCTCCGCCCGAAATCTCCGCCGGGCGGATCAGTGCACGCCGCGCACCGGCCGTGGCGCGGGTGCTGGCCGACGACCGACCGGTTCCCGTGGGCGTGCTGTTGCGCGACCCCGGCAACCGCGAGCGCCGGCTCCCGCTCTCGGTGCTGATGATTGCCCGCGACGACGAGCAGCTCGTCTTCCCGGACGAATCCACGCCGCTTAGATCGGGCGATCGCCTGCTGCTGGCCGGCCGACCCGGGGTCGCGAAGCGCGTGATCAACCTGATGGAGAACGACCAGGCGCTGGCCTACGCGCTGACCGGTGAGGAGATCCTGCAGGGCTGGTTCTGGGACTGGCTGCAGCGTCGACGGCAGCAGAAACGGGACCAGGGCGAACAGGCGGGCTGA